In the genome of Desulfovibrio sp., one region contains:
- the rpsT gene encoding 30S ribosomal protein S20 produces the protein MANHKSAIKRHRQSLQRAGRNRAARTRVKNAIKQVRSAITTTDKAQANEALVAATSVLSKAASKGAMHWKKAARKISRLARAVNGIEA, from the coding sequence GTGGCCAACCATAAGTCAGCCATCAAGCGTCACAGGCAGAGCTTGCAGAGGGCCGGTCGTAACCGCGCCGCCCGTACCCGCGTGAAGAACGCCATCAAACAGGTGCGTTCCGCCATCACGACCACCGACAAGGCTCAGGCCAATGAAGCTCTGGTGGCCGCCACTTCCGTGCTTTCCAAGGCTGCCAGCAAGGGCGCCATGCACTGGAAGAAGGCCGCGCGCAAGATTTCGCGCCTGGCTCGCGCCGTTAACGGCATCGAAGCCTAG